CGGCCAGGGGGGCGGGCGAAAAGGGCGACAGAGGGGCAGGGGCGTCGCGGGAaggggcggggaagggggggggggggggcactgaCCGTGTCCAGCAGAGCGGGCGGCTCCGGCTGCGTCTCCTtcgccgcggggccgggcggcggcgggaagTTGGGGCTGAAAACCATCAGGTCGCTCTTGCCCGCGCCGTCCGTCACGCACAGGCTCCGGCTCTGGCGCTGCGAGTACGACCAGCTCCCCACCTCGCTGGCGCACACCAGCGTCGCCGGCCCGGGACCCGACAGCACGGCCGCCCGCGGCGCCCACCGCGACGCCCCGTACAGCACCACGGCCAGCAGGAACAGGCTCGACACCGCGCAGATGGCCACCACCAGCCACACGTTCGTCGCCGCCGACGCCGACGCGTCGCcctccgcgcccgccgccgcacGCAGCCCCGGCCCCGAAGACGACGAGCCCGCGGCCGCCAGAGCCGCCTCGGCGCCCTCCACCAGCGACACGCTCAGCGTGGCCGTGACCGAGCGCGCCGGCTCCCCGTGGTCCCGCACCACGATGACCAGCCGCTGCCGCGGGCCGTCCGCCTCCTCCAGCGCCCGCGCCGTGCTCACCTCGCCGCTGTACAGCCCCACGCGGAACGGGCCCTTCCCCCGCGGCTCCCACAGCTCGTAGCGCAGCCACGCGTTGTAGCCCGAGTCCGCGTCCACCGCGCGGATCTTCGCCACCACCTGCCCCGCCGGCGCCCCCCCACGCCGCCCACGCCCACAGCGCCCCCGAGTCCGGCCCCGACACCGCCtcgcccgcggccccggggcccggcccgccgccggcaggaggcagcagcgcCGGCGCGTTGTCGTTCTCGTCCACCACGAAGAGCTGCACCGTCGCGTTGCCGCACAGCGGCGGCTCCCCCGCGTCCACCGCCCGCACCTCGaactgcagcacctgcagctcctcGTAGTCCAGCGGCTGCAGCGCCCACAGCCGACCGCTCTCCGCGTCCACCGACACGTAGCTCGACGCCGACCGCCACGCCACGCCCGAcaccgcgccgccgccgccctccgccACCGAGTAGCTCACGCGCCCGTTGCCCGCCTCGTCCGGGTCCCGCGCCCACAGCCGCGCCAGCTCCGCGCCCGCCGCGTTGTTCTCCCGCGCTAGCACCGTGTACACGGCCTGCGCGAACGCCGGCGCGTTGTCGTTCACGTCCGACACCGGCACGCGCACCCCGCGGCTGGCGCGCAGCGGCGGCGCCCCGCCGTCCTCCGCCCGCACCTCCACCTCGTACTCCGACACCCGCTCCCGGTCCAGCGCTTCCCGCAGCACCAGCGAGTACGAGCCCGCGAACGTCGCCACCAGCCCGAACGGCGACGTCGGCCACACCGCGCACCGCACGCGACCGTTCGCCCCCGAGTCCCGGTCCGACACGCTCAGCAGCGCCACCACCGTCCCCACCGCCGCGTCCTCCGGCACCGGCACCGACAGCGAAGTCACCCACACCTCCGGCGCGTTGTCGTTCACGTCCAGAacctccaccaccaccttgcAGTGACCCGACAGCGGCGGCGTCCCTTTGTCTGTTGCTTCAACCTGGATCTCGTATGAACTGACGTCTTCAAAGTCCAGGGCGCCCGTCAGACGGATCTCACCCGActttggatttaaaataaaaaaatttaaccCCTTAAGGGGAAAAACATTGTTTGATGTAAACGTCATTTCTCTGTTGCTTCCCTCGTCCGGATCCGTGGCGTTCACCCGCGCCACCAGCGTCCCCTCGGCAGCGCTCTCCGGCAGCTGCGCTTTATACACCGACTGGTTGAACTGGGGCGCATTGTCGTTAACGTCCAGCACCGAAATCACCAGCTCCACCGTGCCCGTCAGCGGCGGCCGGCCCCCGTCACTCGCCGTCAGCACCAGACGGTGCACAGCCACCGACTCGCGGTCCAGCGGTTTCGCAAGAACCAGGAACAGGGATTCTCGGTACTCTTCACTGCGATGCAAATCCAGAGCGAAATGCTCGTTGGGGCTGAGCGCATAGGAGAGCTGCGCGTTGGCTCCGATATCTGCATCCGACGCGCCCTCCAGCGGGAACCGGGACCCCGGCAGCGTGGTGAATTCCGCGATGCTGAGGTTTTTGCGGGCGGCGGGGAAGAGCGGGGCGTTGTCGTTGATGTCGGTGACTTCCAGCTCCACGTGGAAGACGCGCAGCGG
The DNA window shown above is from Falco naumanni isolate bFalNau1 chromosome 8, bFalNau1.pat, whole genome shotgun sequence and carries:
- the LOC121093000 gene encoding LOW QUALITY PROTEIN: protocadherin alpha-3-like (The sequence of the model RefSeq protein was modified relative to this genomic sequence to represent the inferred CDS: inserted 2 bases in 1 codon) gives rise to the protein MGVWWAPAVRVLVLQAAWALGGGQVRYSVPEEAKAGTVVGRLAQDLGLEAGEAEARRLRLVAQGRRASVEVSRASGALVVSSRLDREELCGKSAPCALRLEVLVERPLRVFHVELEVTDINDNAPLFPAARKNLSIAEFTTLPGSRFPLEGASDADIGANAQLSYALSPNEHFALDLHRSEEYRESLFLVLAKPLDRESVAVHRLVLTASDGGRPPLTGTVELVISVLDVNDNAPQFNQSVYKAQLPESAAEGTLVARVNATDPDEGSNREMTFTSNNVFPLKGLNFFILNPKSGEIRLTGALDFEDVSSYEIQVEATDKGTPPLSGHCKVVVEVLDVNDNAPEVWVTSLSVPVPEDAAVGTVVALLSVSDRDSGANGRVRCAVWPTSPFGLVATFAGSYSLVLREALDRERVSEYEVEVRAEDGGAPPLRASRGVRVPVSDVNDNAPAFAQAVYTVLARENNAAGAELARLWARDPDEAGNGRVSYSVAEGGGGAVSGVAWRSASSYVSVDAESGRLWALQPLDYEELQVLQFEVRAVDAGEPPLCGNATVQLFVVDENDNAPALLPPAGGGPGPGAAGEAVSGPDSGALWAWAAXGGAPAGQVVAKIRAVDADSGYNAWLRYELWEPRGKGPFRVGLYSGEVSTARALEEADGPRQRLVIVVRDHGEPARSVTATLSVSLVEGAEAALAAAGSSSSGPGLRAAAGAEGDASASAATNVWLVVAICAVSSLFLLAVVLYGASRWAPRAAVLSGPGPATLVCASEVGSWSYSQRQSRSLCVTDGAGKSDLMVFSPNFPPPPGPAAKETQPEPPALLDTVSAPPPPLPRPFPRRPCPSVALFARPPGRRWRWPCSAPDARGWWSLGRCWRLLTGPLHLPLCPCRSPLTLGVREE